One genomic window of Cannabis sativa cultivar Pink pepper isolate KNU-18-1 chromosome 2, ASM2916894v1, whole genome shotgun sequence includes the following:
- the LOC133034329 gene encoding uncharacterized protein LOC133034329 — MDFVTRLPRTTKQHDSFWIIIDRLTKSAHFVPVKSTYNAEQYADMYVKEILRLHGVPKTIVSDRGSVFTSKFWESPHKDEVGEIGPEAVREASEAVEKIRQRMLNAQSRLKSYADLKRQEVEFSVGDLVFLKVSPMKGIMRFGKRGKLSPRFIGPFEILDRVGQDMSFMARPVRVIEEGIKVLRNKIIPLVKILWSDSSDREATWELEKDM; from the exons atggattttgtgacaaGACTACCCAGAACAACCAAGCAACACGACTCATTTTGGATAATTATAGACAGACTCACCAAGTCAGCACACTTTGTTCCAGTAAAGTCTACTTACAACGCAGAGCAATATGCTGACATGTACGTGAAAGAGATATTGAGGCTGCATGGAGTTCCAAAGACGATAGTCTCTGATAGAGGTTCAGTATTCACCTCCAAGTTCTGGGAGAGTCCACATAAG GATGAAGTTGGAGAAATAGGTCCAGAAGCAGTAAGAGAAGCTTCAGAAGCTGTGGAAAAGATACGACAAAGGATGCTCAATGCCCAAAGTAGActgaaaagttatgcagatttGAAAAGACAGGAGGTTGAGTTTTCCGTAGGGGACTTAGTGTTCTTGAAGGTATCACCTATGAAGGGGATTATGCGTTTCGGAAAAAGGGGAAAGTTAAGCCCAAGATTTATAGGTCCTTTTGAAATACTGGACAGAGTTGGTCAG GACATGAGCTTTATGGCACGCCCTGTGCGCGTGATAGAAGAAGGAATAAAGGTCTTACGAAATAAGATTATACCCTTAGTCAAAATCCTGTGGAGTGATAGTTCTGATAGAGAAGCGACATGGGAGTTGGAGAAGGACATGTAG